The genomic interval TATACACCAAACTCTTTTTCATGAAAAAAATATTTTAGTAAAGATATAAAGGAAGTGCCCAAAAATACAACAGAAGTACTTGTTTTATGAAGAGAGAAAACTGTTAATTAACAAGAAGAATAAATTTTGAAAAGATTGAAATTATATAAAAAACAGGTAAAAACACGTAAAAATTGAAAACATTTTCTGTATAAATTTGGATTCCAAAATTGACCCAAATCATTTGATCAAAAAACAAAACCATGAATTATAATCAAAACAACCAAGAAAAAGGATTTAGTATAATACAAAAAATAGGTATTGGCGTACTCGTTTTTACAATAATTGTTTATTACGTTTTATCGATTCAATTTCTAACAAGTTAACTTACAAAGTTAAAACGGCGATTTCGTTTTGAATTGCATAAACAACTAAACCAGCTATATTTCTTGATTCTGTTTTAAGTAATAAATTGTTTCTGTGGCCCTCTACAGTTCTAGGACTTAAAAAAAGATGCTCAGCAATTTCTGTAGTTGTTTTTTGCTGACAGATAAGCTGTAAAATTTCGATCTCTCGGGGTGACAGAAAACTGGTTTCAAGGTTGCCTTTAGAATTTTTTGAAGAAACGATGGTATCCTGAATTGTTTTTAGAACATTTTCATTGTAAAAAAAACCTTTTCTGTTTACTTCGTTAATTGTTCTAATTAAATCTTTTGGAGTTGTATTCTTAATTAAATAAGCTACTGCTCCAACCTGAATCATATTGGCAATAAAAGATTTTGTGTCGTAACTGGTCAGGGCAATTATTTTTATGTCAGGAAAAGATTTCCGGATAATTTTTGTTGCTTCGACGCCGTTTAAAACCGGCATTTTCAAATCCATAATAATAATGTCGGGCTTAACGTCATTATTATGCAATTTGTTCACAAGCTCTTCACCGTTTGAAGCTTCAAAAAGAATCTCGATATTCTCTTCTCTCTGCAATAAAAAAGCTATTCCTTTACGAAATAAAACTTCGTCATCGACTAAAGCGATTTTAATAACGGCATTCATTTTATTTGTTTTTGGTTGTTTGGTTTTTCGAAATTACAAAATATGAATTAATAATAACTAAATCTCTTAGTTTTATTAATACTTTAGAATGATTATTTTTTGATTTTATCTTAAAAAGTAAAAATTACTGTAATTCCTTTATTGATTTCTGAATCAAATTTTATGGTTCCGTTTAAAAAAGAAATTCGGCTTTCAATGTTTTTCATTCCAAGTCCTTTTTGGTTTTCTAAGTTTTTACTGTTAAAACCAATTCCGTTGTCTTCATAATAACAGGTTCCAACTCCGTTATTGTTTTTAAAAGCAATCCAAATTTCTGTTGCTTTTCCGTGGCGGAGTGAATTATTCATTAATTCCTGTAAAATTCTAAAAATATGAAGATGTCGATCGATATTATCATCAAAATCAATTTCGTTTTTATAATGCGTTTTAACTGATTTACTGCTTTCAAATTCTTCACATAATTCTTCAACTCCGGCATTTAGTCCAAATTTTTCAAAAACAGGAGGCAATAAATTATGCGCAATTTTTCTTGAGTTTTCAAGAGCTTTTGCTGTTAAGTTAATTATGTTTCCGGTAATTTCAGTCGTTTCTGCTTCTGTTAAATTGGGTGCAGATAGTAAATGTGTGTTTAAAGAAACAATATTAAGTTTCGAACTAATATCATCATGTAAATCCTGAGCAATACGTTTTCGTTCTTCTTCTTGTGTAATAATTATGGCGTGAAGCTGTTCTTTTTGATACTGTAATATCAAATCTTTTTTTTCCAGTTCTTTTTGAATTATTTTTTTTCGTGAAAAATAGAAGAATATTATTAATGCAACCGCTACAATTATAAAGAAAAGCGATATGTATAATATTATCGCAACGAGTTCTTTTTCTGGTATTGAATGGGTATTCAT from Flavobacterium sp. carries:
- a CDS encoding response regulator transcription factor; translation: MNAVIKIALVDDEVLFRKGIAFLLQREENIEILFEASNGEELVNKLHNNDVKPDIIIMDLKMPVLNGVEATKIIRKSFPDIKIIALTSYDTKSFIANMIQVGAVAYLIKNTTPKDLIRTINEVNRKGFFYNENVLKTIQDTIVSSKNSKGNLETSFLSPREIEILQLICQQKTTTEIAEHLFLSPRTVEGHRNNLLLKTESRNIAGLVVYAIQNEIAVLTL
- a CDS encoding ATP-binding protein, translating into MNTHSIPEKELVAIILYISLFFIIVAVALIIFFYFSRKKIIQKELEKKDLILQYQKEQLHAIIITQEEERKRIAQDLHDDISSKLNIVSLNTHLLSAPNLTEAETTEITGNIINLTAKALENSRKIAHNLLPPVFEKFGLNAGVEELCEEFESSKSVKTHYKNEIDFDDNIDRHLHIFRILQELMNNSLRHGKATEIWIAFKNNNGVGTCYYEDNGIGFNSKNLENQKGLGMKNIESRISFLNGTIKFDSEINKGITVIFTF